In Vibrio diazotrophicus, the following proteins share a genomic window:
- the fliF gene encoding flagellar basal-body MS-ring/collar protein FliF has product MSELQTQTAGALSLSSNQPRASSAKGMDDFGNKLKQLWSSSQRNLVLSAVLAAIVAALIVVALWSSSQGFRPLYGHNEQFDVGEVVSVLEAEGIDYRLQDQNGQVLVSEDEVARARMLLAAKGIKAKLPTGLDSLKEDSSLGTSQFMETARYRHGLEGELVRTIIALNAVSNARVHLAIPRQTLFVRQQGEAPSASVMVELKPGSDLKPEQVEAIVNLVVGSVIGMKPESVSVIDQYGRLLSADVGSTESGKVNAKYLEYQRNVEQQIIKRAADMLTPILGSSNFRVQVAADMDFSRVEETQEILDNNPVVSNEHTVHDNSIDQIALGVPGSLSNQPPVTGEQPTQDSQNTNARAEIKRQYAVGSSVRRTQFQQGQIKKLNVSVLLNSVVAPDGSAWTNQEKSELSEMIMEAVGINAERGDSFSLSSFNFTPIEIEAPPEIPWWQDPTIQQPLRYVIGGMLGLAMIMFVLRPLVMHLTGADRRNLELEVPSLLDEPSYEDVQTKSDREYEENLNRRLAEKGISTSNGLDVSSELLPPPGSPLEIQLKHLQLIANEEPQRVAEILKQWVNVNEHSTVNAEPRA; this is encoded by the coding sequence ATGTCTGAACTTCAAACTCAAACGGCTGGTGCGCTTAGCCTCAGTTCTAATCAGCCAAGAGCCTCTTCAGCGAAAGGAATGGACGACTTTGGTAATAAGCTAAAGCAGCTATGGTCAAGCAGTCAGCGAAATTTAGTACTGTCTGCGGTGCTGGCTGCCATTGTTGCGGCTTTAATTGTTGTTGCGTTGTGGAGTTCATCACAAGGCTTTCGCCCTTTATACGGGCACAACGAGCAATTCGATGTAGGCGAAGTTGTATCGGTACTGGAAGCTGAAGGTATCGATTACCGTTTGCAGGACCAAAACGGACAAGTTTTGGTCTCTGAAGATGAAGTAGCACGAGCGCGTATGCTATTAGCTGCTAAAGGTATTAAAGCTAAACTTCCTACTGGCCTTGATTCACTTAAAGAGGACAGCTCATTAGGAACGAGCCAGTTTATGGAAACGGCTCGATATCGTCACGGATTAGAAGGTGAATTGGTTAGGACAATTATTGCATTAAATGCCGTTTCTAATGCTCGTGTTCATTTAGCGATTCCTCGCCAAACATTGTTTGTGCGTCAACAAGGTGAAGCACCATCAGCCTCTGTCATGGTTGAGTTAAAACCTGGGTCAGATTTAAAACCAGAGCAGGTTGAAGCCATTGTGAATCTGGTCGTTGGTAGCGTCATCGGTATGAAACCAGAATCGGTATCTGTTATTGATCAATATGGTCGCTTACTAAGTGCTGACGTCGGCTCGACTGAATCTGGCAAAGTAAATGCCAAATATCTTGAGTACCAGAGAAATGTTGAACAGCAGATTATCAAACGTGCTGCTGACATGTTGACGCCTATATTGGGTTCAAGCAACTTTCGTGTTCAGGTCGCTGCGGATATGGATTTTAGCCGAGTAGAGGAAACCCAAGAAATCCTAGATAACAATCCAGTCGTCAGTAACGAACATACAGTTCATGATAATTCGATTGATCAGATTGCTCTTGGTGTGCCAGGGTCGTTAAGTAACCAACCTCCGGTTACGGGTGAGCAACCCACTCAGGACAGTCAAAACACAAATGCACGCGCAGAAATTAAACGTCAGTATGCTGTGGGTTCAAGTGTAAGAAGAACACAGTTTCAACAGGGACAGATTAAGAAACTCAATGTATCTGTATTGTTGAATTCTGTGGTAGCTCCAGATGGGAGTGCTTGGACTAATCAAGAGAAATCAGAGCTTTCTGAAATGATTATGGAAGCGGTCGGCATCAATGCTGAGCGCGGTGATAGCTTCAGTTTAAGTAGCTTTAACTTTACACCAATAGAGATCGAAGCTCCGCCAGAAATACCTTGGTGGCAGGACCCAACCATTCAACAACCGCTACGTTACGTTATAGGTGGAATGTTAGGTTTGGCCATGATTATGTTTGTTCTACGACCATTGGTTATGCACCTAACCGGAGCAGACCGACGTAATCTGGAACTTGAAGTACCTTCATTGCTAGATGAACCGTCTTACGAAGATGTACAAACTAAGTCTGATCGTGAATATGAAGAAAATCTCAATCGACGATTAGCAGAAAAAGGCATTAGTACATCCAATGGATTAGATGTGAGTAGTGAACTATTACCACCTCCAGGTTCTCCATTAGAAATCCAATTGAAGCATCTGCAGCTTATCGCGAATGAAGAGCCGCAGCGTGTCGCCGAGATATTGAAACAGTGGGTAAATGTGAATGAGCACAGCACAGTCAATGCAGAACCAAGAGCTTGA
- the flgA gene encoding flagellar basal body P-ring formation chaperone FlgA, with amino-acid sequence MTYIKARKSSFRPSEANYRKEEVYISSIFNKFLILISLLIVSGATQANNMTEQALQQVIENHLDKELALLAKQREWQNFQPQWQMWIPGSVKHLKVCETPLVISGQDNQLLPVGNLKRSVDCYDDNSSWSINVTIKASLSLPVVVVSTPLSRDQKIDASMLKMEMRTLTHQDDFFTKLSDAIGKQAMRRMRVGQILEPTLVTAPPIVTKGNEVIIIASKNGVNASTQGVALEDGGLGEQIEVQNSSSHTVIHAVVTGLNQVQTQF; translated from the coding sequence ATGACTTACATTAAAGCAAGGAAGAGCAGCTTCCGCCCATCGGAAGCAAATTACAGGAAGGAGGAAGTGTATATTTCCTCTATTTTTAATAAGTTTCTAATCTTAATAAGCTTGCTCATCGTGAGTGGCGCCACCCAAGCAAACAACATGACAGAACAGGCGTTACAGCAGGTCATAGAAAACCATCTTGATAAAGAATTGGCGCTATTAGCGAAACAAAGAGAGTGGCAGAATTTTCAACCTCAATGGCAGATGTGGATTCCTGGCTCAGTTAAACATCTCAAAGTTTGTGAAACCCCTCTGGTTATTTCTGGTCAAGACAACCAATTACTTCCGGTTGGCAATTTAAAACGGTCTGTTGATTGTTATGACGATAACTCTAGTTGGAGCATAAACGTCACCATAAAAGCTTCGTTATCACTCCCCGTTGTTGTGGTGAGTACGCCTTTGTCCCGAGATCAAAAAATTGATGCTTCAATGCTTAAAATGGAAATGCGAACTCTGACGCATCAAGATGATTTCTTTACCAAACTATCCGATGCGATTGGCAAACAAGCGATGCGTCGTATGCGTGTCGGACAAATTTTAGAACCCACTCTTGTGACTGCTCCTCCAATCGTTACCAAAGGTAATGAAGTTATCATCATCGCATCTAAAAACGGGGTTAATGCATCGACACAAGGTGTCGCATTAGAAGATGGTGGATTAGGAGAGCAAATAGAAGTGCAAAATAGTTCATCTCATACCGTAATTCACGCTGTAGTCACTGGATTAAACCAAGTTCAAACACAATTCTAA
- the flgM gene encoding flagellar biosynthesis anti-sigma factor FlgM has product MKIDKVSGAHVQQPTLQQAKKPVESSPQTKTSEPEMNANTVALEKAQMAMAALSDVDIEKVARVREALANGKLELDSKALSQAMMQFHTGHE; this is encoded by the coding sequence ATGAAAATCGATAAAGTTTCGGGCGCTCACGTCCAGCAACCAACGCTGCAACAAGCTAAAAAGCCAGTTGAATCAAGTCCACAGACCAAAACAAGTGAACCTGAAATGAACGCCAATACGGTTGCCTTGGAAAAAGCACAAATGGCAATGGCTGCACTTTCAGATGTGGATATCGAAAAAGTAGCACGAGTCCGTGAAGCACTCGCGAATGGCAAACTTGAACTGGATAGCAAAGCTTTGTCTCAGGCTATGATGCAGTTTCACACAGGACACGAGTAA
- the fliJ gene encoding flagellar export protein FliJ, whose amino-acid sequence MKNKIRAVGKLQQVEEQKRDRIGQRLDSMRQQHQHLTHQLELLSHLKSATCQSTFGALTLNSAILMNLNRVDIMLHKMLCHHEEEQAVMEAECNSVQEVLEHKHARVKGLEQVLDRWKKKQSYEKARKEQKHIEDIINSRLRYKTL is encoded by the coding sequence ATGAAAAATAAAATCCGGGCAGTTGGCAAATTGCAGCAAGTAGAGGAACAAAAGCGTGACCGTATTGGTCAGCGACTGGATTCAATGCGTCAACAGCATCAGCATTTAACACATCAGCTGGAACTCTTAAGCCACTTAAAATCTGCTACATGTCAGTCAACCTTTGGTGCTTTGACACTTAACAGCGCAATATTAATGAACTTAAATCGTGTAGATATCATGCTGCACAAAATGCTATGTCACCATGAAGAAGAGCAAGCGGTGATGGAAGCGGAATGTAATTCTGTACAGGAAGTATTAGAGCATAAACATGCGCGTGTGAAAGGATTAGAACAAGTGTTAGATCGCTGGAAGAAAAAGCAAAGTTATGAAAAAGCGCGCAAAGAGCAAAAACACATAGAAGATATTATAAACTCACGCCTTCGTTACAAAACTCTGTAA
- a CDS encoding flagellar motor switch protein FliG, whose protein sequence is MSTAQSMQNQELEYVEQTALVLLGMGEDAAAKVLRHFSRDETQRVTRAMAKLSGIKSEKAKNVIQKFFEDFRQHSGIRGASKDYLSNTLRKALGNDLAKGLLNDLYGDEIRNNMQRLQWVDSEILARFIANEHPQMQAIFLAYLPPESSSAVLKSLPQDYHDELLFRIARIQDIDHQVAGDLNELIERCIEQISVTQSAPLSGVKQVADIINRFDGDRASLMEMLRLHDEDVVNEIEQNMFDFMVLGRQSEDTMDRLVQQIPMELWAAALKGAEITLQQAIKRSMPQRMIKTLEDEMQVRGAIPRSRVESARQEIMQTVRELNEMNEIDLQLYQEPTVE, encoded by the coding sequence ATGAGCACAGCACAGTCAATGCAGAACCAAGAGCTTGAATACGTAGAGCAAACAGCGTTAGTGCTGTTGGGGATGGGTGAAGACGCCGCAGCCAAAGTGCTACGTCATTTCTCTCGAGACGAAACACAACGTGTCACTCGCGCTATGGCGAAGTTGAGTGGTATTAAAAGCGAAAAAGCGAAAAATGTCATACAGAAGTTTTTCGAAGATTTTCGCCAGCACAGTGGTATACGTGGTGCATCGAAAGATTACTTGTCTAATACCCTTCGTAAAGCGTTGGGTAACGATTTAGCCAAGGGATTATTAAATGATCTTTATGGTGATGAGATTCGCAATAATATGCAGCGTCTGCAATGGGTAGATTCCGAGATACTTGCCCGTTTTATTGCAAACGAGCACCCACAAATGCAAGCCATATTCCTTGCCTATTTGCCACCAGAGAGTTCTTCTGCGGTTTTAAAAAGTTTACCTCAGGATTACCACGATGAATTATTGTTCCGAATTGCACGCATTCAAGATATCGACCATCAGGTGGCTGGTGATTTGAACGAACTGATTGAGCGTTGTATTGAGCAAATCTCAGTGACGCAAAGTGCACCTTTGTCAGGCGTTAAGCAAGTCGCTGACATCATTAACCGTTTTGATGGTGATAGAGCGTCATTGATGGAGATGCTTCGTTTACACGACGAAGATGTGGTTAATGAAATTGAACAAAATATGTTTGATTTCATGGTGTTGGGGCGTCAAAGCGAAGACACCATGGATCGTCTGGTTCAACAAATACCGATGGAACTTTGGGCGGCCGCACTTAAAGGCGCCGAAATTACGTTGCAGCAAGCGATTAAGCGTTCCATGCCTCAACGTATGATTAAGACTCTCGAAGATGAGATGCAAGTGCGTGGAGCGATTCCTCGCAGTCGTGTAGAAAGTGCTCGTCAGGAAATTATGCAGACTGTTCGTGAACTCAATGAAATGAATGAGATTGATCTGCAGCTCTATCAGGAACCGACGGTGGAGTAA
- the fliH gene encoding flagellar assembly protein FliH — translation MNKKKVMRLPSDSYRVHRFPPLAQPIQGNDEFVSEKETQGLKADVQQQLEVGFQQGLQQGFDEGLRQGIEQGKQQGAVEGQKEGFQKGFLNGEQSGKKLFAEAAKPVNEILKSLSQWQIEQEQQQRHIICELVQKVAQQVIRAELTLMPQQILSLVDETLQAMPGKPQRVVIHLNPQDLERIKQVSTELPDDWKLIANKDLPVGGCHLVTDDAEADVSCDSRLESCMDNVKQHLLEESSESENQYEQ, via the coding sequence ATGAATAAAAAAAAGGTCATGCGCCTTCCTTCCGATAGCTATCGGGTTCATCGTTTTCCACCGCTGGCACAGCCAATACAGGGAAATGATGAATTCGTTTCTGAGAAAGAAACTCAAGGTTTGAAAGCAGATGTACAACAACAGCTAGAAGTAGGCTTTCAGCAGGGTCTGCAGCAAGGCTTTGATGAAGGCTTACGACAAGGAATTGAACAGGGAAAACAGCAGGGTGCAGTTGAAGGTCAGAAAGAGGGCTTTCAGAAAGGATTTCTTAACGGTGAGCAGTCAGGAAAAAAACTGTTTGCAGAAGCAGCTAAGCCAGTTAATGAGATATTGAAATCATTATCGCAGTGGCAGATTGAGCAGGAGCAGCAACAGCGCCACATTATTTGCGAACTGGTACAAAAAGTCGCCCAGCAAGTTATTCGTGCAGAACTCACGTTAATGCCGCAACAAATTCTGTCATTGGTTGATGAAACGCTACAAGCGATGCCAGGTAAACCTCAAAGGGTCGTTATACATTTAAATCCTCAAGATTTGGAGCGCATCAAGCAGGTGAGTACTGAACTACCAGACGATTGGAAGCTGATTGCCAATAAAGACTTACCCGTTGGAGGTTGTCATTTGGTGACTGATGACGCCGAAGCAGATGTCAGTTGCGACTCGAGGTTAGAGTCATGCATGGACAACGTGAAACAGCACTTACTTGAAGAATCGTCTGAATCTGAGAACCAATATGAGCAATAA
- the flgN gene encoding flagellar export chaperone FlgN, whose amino-acid sequence MSSNRGQHIQAFMATISEDLKLYGLLHTLIIEQRLLYLEFKGDELAKNLKQQVPLLNRLNKNASQRTQCLRSLGLPNNSQSVVRILNALPESVRGRFATQWKSLNSVIEQCRKLNQENGQSSAAFHELLTELTQTSVTYEERLTEAL is encoded by the coding sequence ATGTCAAGTAACCGTGGGCAACACATTCAGGCTTTTATGGCAACGATTAGTGAAGATCTAAAACTTTATGGTCTGCTTCATACGCTCATCATAGAGCAAAGATTACTGTATCTTGAGTTTAAAGGAGATGAACTGGCGAAAAACCTTAAGCAGCAAGTTCCTTTACTCAATCGATTAAATAAAAACGCATCACAACGAACTCAATGTCTTAGAAGTTTAGGCTTACCCAATAACTCTCAATCCGTGGTTCGTATTTTAAATGCATTACCAGAAAGCGTAAGAGGTCGATTCGCCACTCAGTGGAAATCGCTTAATTCTGTGATAGAACAATGTCGCAAGCTCAATCAAGAAAACGGTCAAAGTTCTGCAGCTTTCCATGAGCTTTTAACCGAACTTACTCAGACGTCTGTTACATACGAAGAGCGACTAACCGAAGCATTATGA
- the fliI gene encoding flagellar protein export ATPase FliI, producing the protein MSNNVRTHSFLSERLNDAIASLDAIPVARVTGRLVKVNGLMLQAVGCRFKLEQRCMVETAEGSMIEAQVVGFDHNVAYLMPIRRLGGLFAGAKVVPLEGDSTVQMSNQWLGRVVNGLGEALDGGPELRGGERISLEANPINPLKRRPVDTPLDVGVKTINGLLTVGKGQRIGLMAGSGVGKSVLLGMISQNTQADVIVVGLIGERGREVREFIERNLTEEARQKAIIIAAPADESPLMRLRATLLCHRAAEYFRDKGKDVLLMMDSLTRYAMAQREISLSLGEPPASRGYPPSVFSVLPQLLERAGNSENQEGSLTAIYTVLAEGDDQQDPVVDSARAILDGHVVLSRQLAEQGHYPAIDVNASISRCMSSCTQEAHQTVANQFRQLYSNYLQVKELLPLGGYQPGQDPDLDRAVAMYPSLSAYLQQSAHESVSYEESLTQLATLFQGR; encoded by the coding sequence ATGAGCAATAATGTTCGAACTCATAGTTTTTTATCAGAACGTCTTAATGATGCAATTGCTTCCCTAGATGCCATACCTGTGGCACGGGTTACTGGTAGATTGGTCAAAGTTAATGGATTAATGCTCCAAGCGGTCGGTTGTCGTTTTAAATTGGAGCAACGTTGTATGGTTGAGACCGCTGAAGGAAGCATGATTGAGGCTCAGGTTGTGGGTTTTGATCATAACGTGGCTTATTTAATGCCCATAAGACGCCTTGGTGGATTGTTCGCAGGAGCGAAAGTTGTCCCTTTGGAAGGGGACAGCACTGTTCAAATGAGCAATCAATGGCTTGGACGTGTCGTAAATGGCTTGGGTGAAGCGCTTGATGGTGGACCTGAGTTACGTGGTGGTGAACGAATCTCTTTAGAGGCAAATCCGATCAACCCGTTAAAACGTAGGCCTGTTGATACGCCATTAGATGTTGGCGTGAAAACAATTAACGGACTTCTAACCGTCGGTAAAGGACAACGTATTGGTTTGATGGCTGGCAGTGGCGTTGGTAAAAGTGTTTTATTAGGCATGATCTCTCAAAACACTCAGGCTGATGTTATTGTCGTTGGACTTATTGGTGAGAGGGGAAGGGAGGTTCGTGAGTTTATTGAGCGAAATCTTACCGAAGAAGCCCGTCAAAAAGCGATTATTATCGCGGCTCCTGCTGATGAATCGCCACTCATGAGATTACGTGCAACATTACTTTGTCACCGTGCTGCTGAATATTTTAGGGATAAAGGCAAAGATGTACTTCTGATGATGGATTCGTTAACGCGATACGCTATGGCACAAAGGGAAATATCACTCTCTTTAGGTGAACCGCCGGCGTCTCGAGGATATCCACCTTCTGTTTTTAGCGTACTGCCCCAATTGCTAGAGCGCGCTGGTAACAGCGAAAATCAGGAAGGCAGTTTAACAGCTATTTATACCGTCTTGGCAGAAGGAGATGACCAGCAAGATCCTGTGGTCGACTCTGCTAGAGCTATTCTCGATGGGCATGTGGTACTTTCTCGCCAATTGGCGGAACAAGGCCATTACCCTGCAATTGATGTCAATGCGTCAATCAGTCGGTGTATGTCATCCTGTACCCAAGAGGCGCACCAAACCGTAGCAAATCAATTCCGTCAGTTATATTCGAATTATCTGCAAGTTAAAGAACTATTGCCTCTTGGTGGATATCAACCCGGACAAGATCCCGACTTAGATCGTGCTGTTGCTATGTACCCGAGTTTAAGCGCTTATCTGCAGCAGTCAGCTCACGAGTCGGTGAGTTATGAGGAAAGTTTGACACAATTGGCGACTCTGTTTCAGGGGCGCTGA
- a CDS encoding sigma-54-dependent transcriptional regulator gives MSTLDILLVEPNELLAQSVIEVLTDAGYNVRHERTGRNALLQSPASITIVSSNLCDISVHDWVACHQKQSRSGVAIAIVEQDQGVLAAETMKAGATDYLLRPFESNQLLNLIHRVEALKKPMANIVAESWRSKQVLQLAHRAACTNASVLITGESGTGKEVLARYVHEQSSRSNGAFVGVNCAAIPESMLEAVLFGHVKGAFTGALASQSGKFEEANGGTILLDEIGEMSPAVQAKLLRVLQEREVERVGSHKAIKLDIRVIAATNKDLREAVQKGQFREDLYYRLDVLPLHWPPLRERKEDILPISQFFIKKYQEASSCFLSQDAKIALSQYDWPGNIRELENVIQRALVMRHGDYITAQDLMLPVEVSSINHSSTSDQTFGHVEAKKQAEYQYILEKLRQFGGNRTKTASALGVSTRALRYKLAAMRDQGIDLQSILGSAA, from the coding sequence ATGTCTACGTTAGATATATTATTAGTCGAGCCGAATGAGCTTTTGGCTCAATCTGTTATAGAAGTGTTGACTGACGCTGGTTATAACGTACGTCATGAACGCACAGGCCGAAACGCTCTACTACAGAGTCCGGCTTCAATTACAATCGTTAGCTCCAATTTATGTGATATTTCAGTACACGATTGGGTTGCATGCCATCAGAAGCAAAGTCGCTCTGGGGTTGCCATCGCGATTGTAGAACAAGATCAAGGTGTTTTGGCTGCCGAAACCATGAAGGCTGGCGCGACAGACTATTTGTTACGTCCGTTTGAATCCAATCAGCTTCTTAACCTAATTCATAGAGTTGAAGCTCTCAAAAAACCAATGGCTAACATTGTTGCAGAATCTTGGCGTAGTAAACAGGTTCTGCAGCTAGCTCACAGAGCAGCTTGTACAAACGCGAGTGTATTGATTACTGGTGAATCTGGTACAGGTAAAGAGGTTCTCGCTCGCTATGTTCATGAGCAATCATCAAGATCAAACGGGGCATTTGTTGGCGTTAACTGTGCTGCAATACCCGAATCAATGCTAGAAGCGGTTCTATTTGGTCACGTAAAAGGTGCGTTCACAGGTGCGTTGGCGTCGCAAAGTGGTAAATTCGAAGAGGCTAACGGAGGAACCATACTGCTGGACGAAATTGGAGAAATGTCCCCAGCAGTTCAGGCTAAACTTCTACGTGTACTTCAGGAGCGTGAAGTAGAAAGAGTGGGCAGTCACAAGGCTATTAAACTTGATATCCGTGTGATAGCTGCAACCAATAAAGATCTTCGAGAAGCCGTACAAAAGGGGCAGTTTCGCGAGGACTTATACTACCGCTTAGACGTATTACCTTTACATTGGCCTCCGCTACGTGAACGTAAAGAGGACATACTTCCAATTAGTCAGTTCTTTATCAAAAAATATCAGGAAGCAAGTTCTTGCTTTCTTTCTCAAGACGCCAAAATAGCGCTCAGTCAATACGACTGGCCAGGCAATATACGCGAACTTGAAAATGTAATTCAACGTGCTTTAGTCATGCGTCACGGAGACTATATTACTGCGCAGGACCTCATGCTTCCCGTTGAAGTCAGTTCAATAAACCATAGTTCTACATCAGATCAAACGTTTGGTCACGTTGAAGCAAAAAAACAGGCTGAGTATCAATACATATTAGAAAAGTTACGTCAGTTCGGTGGCAACCGAACCAAGACAGCTAGCGCGTTAGGTGTTTCAACCCGAGCATTACGATACAAATTGGCGGCAATGAGAGATCAAGGTATTGATCTTCAGTCAATACTTGGCTCAGCGGCATAA
- the flgB gene encoding flagellar basal body rod protein FlgB translates to MAISFETALGVHPDALNFRVQRTKVLAGNLANVDTPGYLAKDLSFTTVMNSVSKLGVDPSIPSLRVESQYSIPYQNSKNGNTVELGVEQGKFAQNNMDFQTSLTFLNMKFQGLAKAIEGR, encoded by the coding sequence ATGGCTATTTCATTTGAAACCGCGTTAGGCGTACATCCCGATGCGCTTAACTTTCGCGTTCAGCGTACCAAAGTTCTCGCGGGTAACCTAGCGAATGTTGACACTCCGGGATATTTGGCAAAGGACTTGAGTTTTACAACCGTCATGAATTCTGTCAGTAAGTTGGGCGTTGATCCTTCGATACCCTCTCTTCGTGTTGAGAGCCAATATTCAATTCCTTATCAGAATAGTAAAAATGGTAATACCGTCGAACTGGGTGTGGAACAAGGCAAGTTTGCTCAGAACAACATGGATTTTCAAACAAGCCTGACGTTTCTCAATATGAAATTTCAGGGCTTAGCTAAAGCAATTGAAGGACGCTAA
- a CDS encoding lytic transglycosylase domain-containing protein, producing the protein MAQTFTKEVENQQLLLLPYKNQIRSRIQAHQPITELILGQLEHYSLPKQLVLLPMLESSYNAQAISHAGARGLWQLMPATAQRFGLTTTPNDQRLNISASTGAALRYLKFLYKKFDGNLTLTLAAYNAGEGRVERAIKQAGSNEFQKLRLPQETIQYVHRFYALANLVTVSSINQSSFQPLMLFSSNNQLNAQPIINLQPLPPLIQL; encoded by the coding sequence ATGGCACAAACCTTTACCAAAGAAGTGGAGAATCAACAGCTTCTTTTGCTGCCATATAAAAACCAGATACGTTCACGCATACAGGCTCATCAACCTATTACCGAACTTATTCTAGGCCAATTGGAACATTATTCGTTACCTAAACAATTGGTCTTATTACCCATGCTTGAATCTTCATACAACGCACAGGCGATATCACATGCAGGTGCGCGTGGATTATGGCAATTAATGCCCGCGACTGCGCAACGTTTCGGCCTCACCACAACCCCGAATGATCAACGGCTAAATATTTCTGCCAGTACTGGCGCAGCACTACGTTATCTGAAGTTTCTTTACAAAAAGTTTGACGGGAACTTAACGCTGACACTAGCCGCATACAATGCCGGAGAAGGACGTGTAGAGAGAGCGATAAAGCAAGCTGGCAGTAACGAGTTTCAAAAATTACGTTTGCCACAAGAAACCATCCAGTATGTTCACCGTTTTTATGCGCTCGCAAATCTGGTTACTGTTTCTTCGATAAACCAAAGCTCATTTCAACCACTTATGTTGTTTAGCTCTAATAATCAGCTAAATGCTCAGCCTATTATTAACCTGCAACCTCTGCCACCTCTCATTCAGTTGTAA
- the fliE gene encoding flagellar hook-basal body complex protein FliE: MADLPFGNVMSAEQLMLTKMDAMRIQASPEFVVTANPVDIHTVNEPMSFSTAMTDVLNKVNDHQSLASSKMTAVETGESDDLVGAMIASQKASLSFNALLQVRNKVVGSFEDIMKMPV; encoded by the coding sequence ATGGCAGATTTACCTTTTGGGAATGTAATGTCAGCCGAGCAATTGATGCTCACGAAAATGGATGCAATGCGAATACAAGCCTCTCCAGAGTTTGTCGTGACTGCTAACCCTGTTGATATTCATACCGTAAATGAACCTATGTCGTTTTCAACTGCAATGACGGATGTACTTAACAAAGTTAATGATCATCAGTCGCTCGCAAGTAGCAAGATGACGGCGGTAGAAACCGGGGAAAGTGATGATCTGGTGGGCGCAATGATTGCGAGCCAGAAAGCGAGTCTGTCATTCAATGCATTATTGCAGGTACGCAATAAAGTGGTTGGTTCATTTGAAGATATTATGAAAATGCCGGTGTAA
- a CDS encoding OmpA family protein yields the protein MDMSSWIYKEEPTACNLIHAEVPQGKFYFRSETNNQVTFEYELANTLNVWKTAELSLLEPPWSELHKVIEMSQGYKRAASHFLFRDHISETLKSAEQGKWLQLSLHDSSRSKRLDIIVPTIRAQSPIAEFIECKNRLPSMTYSDAKDTFIYYRSGQKTLSQNQRAQLSALAEYIHWDALVTKVLIDGYTDSVGSRLGNIQISKERAEEVAQYLDKLGIGKENMQIRAHGSRYPMMTNNTEKGRSKNRRVMIRIVRNNETVVKTLTQHQVTSEGQ from the coding sequence ATGGATATGTCTTCTTGGATCTATAAAGAGGAACCAACGGCTTGCAATTTAATTCATGCGGAAGTTCCGCAGGGGAAGTTTTATTTCCGCTCTGAGACAAATAATCAGGTCACATTTGAATATGAATTGGCGAATACATTGAATGTTTGGAAAACAGCGGAACTTTCTTTGTTGGAGCCGCCTTGGTCAGAACTGCATAAAGTCATTGAAATGAGTCAGGGATATAAGCGGGCAGCGTCTCACTTTTTATTTCGAGATCATATAAGCGAAACACTAAAGTCCGCAGAACAAGGAAAGTGGTTGCAGCTTTCACTTCATGACAGCTCTCGTTCAAAACGACTCGATATCATTGTTCCGACCATTCGGGCTCAATCTCCTATTGCTGAGTTTATCGAATGTAAGAATCGTCTGCCTTCAATGACGTATTCCGATGCGAAAGATACATTTATTTATTATCGAAGTGGCCAAAAAACACTGAGTCAAAACCAGCGTGCGCAGCTAAGCGCGTTGGCAGAATACATCCACTGGGACGCTTTGGTTACCAAGGTATTGATCGACGGCTATACAGACAGTGTCGGATCAAGGTTGGGTAACATTCAAATTTCAAAAGAACGTGCAGAAGAAGTGGCACAGTATTTGGATAAATTAGGTATAGGTAAAGAAAACATGCAGATACGAGCACATGGTTCCCGGTATCCGATGATGACTAACAACACAGAAAAGGGGCGTTCCAAAAACCGCCGCGTAATGATTCGCATCGTTAGAAATAACGAGACTGTTGTTAAAACACTCACCCAACACCAAGTAACCAGTGAAGGTCAGTAA